A window of Kiritimatiellia bacterium contains these coding sequences:
- a CDS encoding HEAT repeat domain-containing protein: protein MLLVPLLLWALSATTALASVEEDLARLLPQLADANPATRGDARQLLRGITARASAPERGNERAELERALAARAGDRTLPAAVRIELMAQLETVGGSNCVPVLAAALTEPERELRDAARRALEVNPSAEAGAALRAALETTTDPLLRLGLVHSLGIRRDPAAMPLLVRALEDPATRAAAAAALGRLGGAPSLAALQRVATTGDAAIAAALVEGAARSGGAGRAALLRLSADATAPPALRAAAIATLIEREADPDEALRRMTTALTDASVQIRTAALAAAASRRGPALSAALVRAWNELPPDARAGAIDLLDESAKDFVAAQCRSDDPALAGRAIEAYARLAGGAALSALLEWASAETPLRRTAMRAIETLTGDSVRDDLLRAAVTGAPPRRAAALIALARRREAGAATVLAQALTDPEPAITRAAREGLRVVGGADQLEPLLRFAAQQEPDALNDLRAMLTRLRNDAAAGARLIALAQKSGTAERAAVAAVIGVVGGTNALTWLREQLEAPEPRLRTAATRALSEWSGPEALPLLRELVAKEDANETDRRLAARGIARLVLASTNAPAELRCDAALAALRAAREREDRLALIAALATVPDPRAATALREQLDQDPAARKEILLAMATLAETIGKRDRELARQLARQVLAASDAPDAARTKAEPLAR, encoded by the coding sequence GTGCTTCTCGTTCCATTGCTGCTGTGGGCGCTCAGCGCGACGACCGCGCTGGCCAGTGTCGAAGAGGATCTCGCCCGACTGCTGCCCCAGCTGGCCGACGCCAATCCCGCGACGCGCGGCGACGCCCGCCAGCTGCTGCGCGGTATCACCGCCCGCGCGTCGGCCCCCGAGCGCGGCAACGAGCGCGCGGAACTCGAACGCGCACTGGCCGCGCGGGCCGGGGACCGGACCCTGCCCGCTGCGGTGCGCATCGAGCTGATGGCACAACTTGAGACCGTTGGCGGATCGAACTGCGTGCCGGTGCTCGCAGCCGCCCTGACGGAGCCCGAGCGCGAACTGCGCGACGCGGCACGACGAGCACTGGAAGTGAACCCCTCCGCCGAAGCGGGCGCGGCGTTGCGTGCGGCGCTCGAGACGACAACCGACCCCCTGCTGCGGCTGGGGCTGGTCCATTCACTCGGCATCCGCCGCGATCCGGCCGCGATGCCGCTGCTGGTGCGCGCGCTGGAGGACCCCGCCACCCGCGCGGCCGCCGCCGCCGCACTGGGGCGCCTCGGTGGTGCACCGTCCCTTGCCGCATTGCAGCGCGTCGCCACCACCGGTGACGCCGCCATCGCGGCAGCGCTGGTGGAAGGCGCTGCCCGCTCCGGCGGTGCCGGCCGCGCGGCGCTGCTGAGGCTGTCGGCGGACGCCACCGCACCTCCGGCGCTGCGTGCCGCCGCGATCGCCACGCTGATCGAACGCGAGGCGGACCCCGATGAGGCCCTCCGGCGCATGACCACTGCGCTCACCGATGCCAGCGTGCAGATCCGAACGGCCGCGCTGGCCGCCGCCGCATCCCGGCGCGGCCCTGCGCTCTCCGCCGCTCTGGTCCGCGCATGGAACGAATTACCCCCGGACGCACGTGCCGGGGCGATCGACCTGTTGGACGAGTCCGCGAAAGATTTTGTCGCCGCACAGTGCCGGTCCGACGATCCCGCGCTCGCCGGCCGGGCAATCGAGGCCTACGCGCGTTTGGCGGGCGGTGCGGCGCTGTCGGCGCTGTTGGAGTGGGCGTCAGCCGAAACGCCGCTACGGCGGACCGCGATGCGCGCGATCGAAACGCTCACCGGCGACAGCGTGCGCGACGACCTTCTGCGCGCCGCCGTCACGGGTGCGCCACCGCGGCGGGCGGCCGCGCTGATCGCACTTGCGCGCCGGCGGGAAGCCGGCGCCGCGACGGTACTGGCGCAGGCGCTCACCGATCCGGAGCCGGCCATCACTCGTGCGGCTCGGGAAGGTCTGCGCGTCGTTGGCGGAGCCGACCAGCTCGAGCCGCTGTTGCGGTTCGCCGCTCAGCAAGAGCCGGACGCGTTGAACGACCTTCGCGCTATGCTCACACGGTTGCGCAATGACGCGGCGGCCGGCGCGCGACTGATTGCGCTGGCGCAGAAGAGTGGCACCGCTGAGCGCGCCGCGGTCGCAGCGGTGATTGGTGTGGTGGGAGGAACCAACGCACTCACGTGGCTGCGCGAGCAGCTCGAGGCGCCGGAGCCGCGCCTGCGAACCGCCGCCACGCGCGCGCTGTCGGAGTGGTCCGGCCCGGAGGCGCTGCCGTTGCTCCGCGAGCTGGTCGCAAAAGAGGACGCGAACGAGACCGACCGCCGGCTCGCAGCACGGGGCATTGCCCGCCTGGTGCTGGCCTCCACGAACGCGCCGGCCGAACTGCGCTGCGATGCCGCGCTCGCCGCGCTGCGCGCGGCCCGCGAGCGGGAGGACCGGCTTGCGCTGATCGCCGCGCTCGCGACCGTACCGGATCCGCGCGCCGCCACCGCGCTGCGCGAGCAGCTCGACCAAGACCCCGCCGCCCGGAAAGAAATTCTGCTCGCGATGGCCACTCTTGCGGAAACCATCGGCAAGCGGGACCGTGAGCTGGCGCGGCAACTGGCGCGCCAGGTGCTCGCCGCCTCGGACGCGCCCGACGCCGCTCGTACGAAAGCCGAACCGCTGGCCCGCTGA
- a CDS encoding DUF2157 domain-containing protein, producing the protein MPNGGEHTPLPRRPYARRWLEDDLPELVRRGVISDDIALRIRAGYVPTDGGAARRWGAALLAVLAAVLIGGGLMLLLAHNWDGLSRPARAAIAIAPLVISAGLGAQTLAAGRGAAWREGVGAFQSLAVGLALALIGQTYHLGSTVDDLMRAWALLVLPLVYSLDAAVPVLVYLGTLLGWAGALESNDPQRLAALGGLLLLVPYLAGELRRRRAHPRTLLLMWASAIALPVAYLIAIRPFDEAAREWRLWVPALLVAMHLIGARLWPAEAGVRAAPWRVVGAVGAVVVTLLMSFRATWVEVEPCRGFEHGVGVFLLAAPLSIALALAWDAVRRREWGGAWTGPLVIGVAGARVLAGAGGGLVPALILTAVLVLIGVLRLVQGLRGRRLGAVNAGMALLGAVMLARFFDTELSYLWRGVAFIVAGAVMLGVNLAWGRRAARGEPQR; encoded by the coding sequence ATGCCGAATGGTGGGGAGCACACGCCGCTGCCGAGGCGCCCCTATGCTCGGCGGTGGCTGGAGGACGACCTTCCGGAGCTGGTGCGGCGTGGTGTCATCTCCGACGACATCGCGCTGCGCATCCGTGCCGGCTATGTGCCCACGGATGGTGGCGCGGCGCGGCGGTGGGGAGCGGCGCTGCTGGCGGTGCTGGCGGCGGTGCTCATCGGCGGGGGACTGATGCTTCTGCTCGCCCACAACTGGGACGGACTCTCGCGGCCGGCGCGTGCGGCGATCGCGATCGCGCCGCTGGTCATCTCAGCGGGGTTGGGGGCACAGACGCTGGCGGCCGGTCGCGGTGCGGCATGGCGGGAAGGAGTGGGGGCGTTTCAGTCGCTGGCGGTGGGGCTTGCGCTCGCACTGATTGGCCAGACCTACCATCTGGGCAGCACGGTCGACGACCTGATGCGCGCGTGGGCACTGTTGGTGCTGCCGCTGGTCTACTCGCTGGACGCAGCGGTTCCGGTGCTCGTGTACCTCGGCACGTTGCTCGGGTGGGCCGGCGCGCTGGAGTCCAACGACCCGCAGCGACTGGCGGCGCTCGGCGGCTTGTTGCTGCTGGTGCCCTATCTGGCGGGGGAACTTCGCCGCCGGCGCGCGCATCCGCGGACGCTGCTGCTGATGTGGGCGAGCGCGATCGCTTTGCCGGTGGCGTACCTGATCGCGATCCGACCGTTCGACGAGGCGGCGCGGGAGTGGCGTTTGTGGGTGCCAGCGCTCTTGGTTGCGATGCACCTGATTGGCGCGCGGTTGTGGCCGGCGGAGGCCGGCGTGCGGGCGGCGCCGTGGCGGGTGGTGGGGGCCGTCGGGGCGGTGGTGGTGACGTTGCTGATGAGTTTCCGGGCGACCTGGGTTGAGGTCGAGCCGTGTCGGGGGTTTGAACACGGCGTGGGCGTGTTCCTTTTGGCGGCGCCGCTGAGCATCGCGCTGGCGCTGGCGTGGGATGCGGTCCGACGGCGCGAGTGGGGCGGCGCATGGACGGGACCGCTGGTGATCGGCGTGGCCGGCGCGCGGGTGCTGGCAGGGGCGGGCGGCGGGTTGGTGCCCGCACTGATCCTGACCGCCGTGCTGGTGCTGATCGGGGTGTTGCGTCTCGTGCAGGGTCTGCGAGGCCGTCGGCTGGGGGCGGTGAACGCGGGCATGGCGCTGCTGGGCGCGGTGATGCTGGCGAGGTTTTTTGACACGGAGCTGTCGTACCTCTGGCGGGGTGTCGCGTTCATCGTCGCCGGTGCGGTGATGCTCGGGGTGAACCTCGCGTGGGGCCGACGCGCGGCACGCGGAGAGCCGCAACGATGA
- a CDS encoding prepilin-type N-terminal cleavage/methylation domain-containing protein — protein sequence MKPWHVDRCSRRRGFTLVELLVVIGVIAVLMAMLLPSITSMRERAIMVRCKQNLGSIMQAAIQYASQSPDRDYPDSWRWVYSRSLSYGGVWMDWAFFETVTNGFLWPFLAREPRVYYCEKFLKTYPLNPNFPPDAPCYVSYVMNEYYRSSGWNSQPRMRRQQILFPAREAIFGEETPIATPYNNSVINNLCLGVPEYDGKDAKTGTRRDGLAAFHDAPGGNLREGYANVAFADGHVERIHPRDIKEYFTPEIVKRRLFPDRIPK from the coding sequence ATGAAGCCGTGGCACGTTGACCGGTGCTCGCGAAGGCGTGGCTTCACGCTCGTGGAGCTACTCGTCGTCATTGGCGTGATCGCCGTGCTGATGGCGATGCTGCTGCCATCGATCACCTCGATGCGCGAGCGTGCGATCATGGTGCGCTGCAAGCAAAACCTCGGCAGCATCATGCAGGCGGCGATCCAGTACGCGTCGCAGTCGCCGGACCGCGACTATCCCGACTCGTGGCGGTGGGTGTACAGCCGGAGCCTCTCCTACGGCGGCGTCTGGATGGACTGGGCCTTCTTTGAAACGGTCACGAATGGGTTTCTGTGGCCGTTCCTCGCGCGCGAGCCGCGCGTCTATTACTGCGAAAAGTTTTTGAAGACATATCCGCTGAATCCCAACTTCCCGCCTGACGCGCCCTGCTATGTGAGCTATGTCATGAATGAGTACTACCGCTCAAGTGGCTGGAACAGCCAGCCGCGAATGCGCCGCCAGCAGATCCTCTTTCCTGCCCGGGAGGCGATCTTCGGCGAGGAAACGCCGATCGCCACCCCTTACAACAACAGCGTGATCAACAACCTCTGTCTGGGCGTGCCGGAGTATGACGGCAAGGACGCGAAAACCGGTACCCGTCGCGATGGGCTCGCGGCCTTTCATGATGCCCCGGGGGGCAACCTGCGGGAGGGCTACGCGAACGTCGCATTCGCCGACGGACACGTAGAGCGCATCCACCCCCGGGATATCAAGGAGTACTTCACGCCGGAGATCGTCAAGCGCCGTCTGTTCCCCGACCGCATTCCGAAGTAG
- a CDS encoding sigma-54 dependent transcriptional regulator: MKRLRSVLIVDDERPTREGLARALAGDYRVRLAESGEQALAMLAEEPADVVLTDLRMPGMDGLTLLRRILARQPQPVVILLTAYGSIETAVEAVKAGAYDFLQKPVSLDRLEVLLKRAIETRDMRTENRRLKEQLDVRFGIEHIVGQSAAMLEVLQTVRQVAPTRTTVLIQGESGTGKEMIAHAIHGLSPRRDGPFVAVHCAALAPTLLESELFGHERGAFTGATERRIGRFEIADGGTLFLDEIGEISPAIQVKILRVIEEHRFERVGGSMPIDVDVRLVTATNRDLKRMVDQGAFREDLFFRLNVVSIRLPPLRERREDIPLLAAHFVEELAAQNGRSPPKLSPAVLDVFNVYSWPGNVRELRNVLERMIVLARGEVLDLGDLPPELRAVAPVAMASSPAAPRLEGLTLAEAERRLIEQALTATGGNRAEAARRLGISRRTIHRKIEEYGLNIPPGRGEPLPAEERLAPARRADSSDAGSRSAPKGD, from the coding sequence GTGAAGCGGCTGCGGTCGGTGTTGATCGTGGACGACGAGCGGCCGACCCGCGAGGGGCTCGCCCGCGCGCTGGCGGGGGACTACCGGGTGCGTCTGGCCGAAAGCGGGGAGCAGGCGCTCGCGATGCTCGCGGAGGAGCCCGCGGACGTCGTACTGACGGACCTCCGGATGCCGGGGATGGACGGTCTGACACTGCTGCGGCGCATTCTCGCGCGACAGCCCCAGCCCGTCGTGATTTTGCTGACCGCCTACGGTAGCATCGAGACGGCGGTCGAGGCGGTGAAGGCCGGCGCGTACGACTTTCTGCAGAAGCCGGTCAGCCTCGACCGGCTCGAGGTGCTGCTGAAGCGGGCGATCGAGACGCGCGACATGCGCACCGAGAACCGCCGGCTGAAAGAGCAGCTCGACGTCCGCTTCGGCATCGAGCACATCGTGGGCCAGTCGGCGGCGATGTTGGAGGTGCTGCAGACGGTGCGGCAGGTGGCGCCGACCCGCACGACCGTGCTGATTCAGGGCGAAAGCGGCACCGGCAAGGAGATGATCGCGCACGCGATTCATGGTCTCTCACCGCGGCGCGACGGGCCGTTCGTCGCAGTTCACTGTGCCGCGCTGGCGCCGACGCTGCTGGAAAGTGAGCTGTTCGGGCACGAGCGGGGTGCGTTCACCGGTGCGACCGAGCGGCGGATCGGCCGGTTTGAGATCGCGGATGGCGGCACGCTGTTTCTCGACGAAATCGGCGAAATCTCACCGGCGATCCAGGTGAAAATCTTGCGCGTGATCGAGGAGCATCGCTTCGAGCGTGTGGGCGGCAGCATGCCCATTGACGTCGATGTGCGGTTGGTCACCGCGACCAACCGTGACCTGAAACGGATGGTGGACCAGGGGGCGTTTCGGGAGGACCTCTTCTTCCGGTTGAATGTGGTGTCGATCCGGCTGCCACCGCTGCGCGAGCGCCGCGAGGACATCCCGTTGCTGGCGGCGCACTTCGTCGAGGAGCTCGCCGCGCAGAACGGCCGTTCGCCGCCGAAGCTCTCCCCTGCGGTTTTGGACGTCTTCAACGTCTATTCCTGGCCCGGGAATGTGCGCGAGCTGCGAAATGTGCTCGAGCGAATGATCGTGCTGGCGAGAGGTGAGGTGCTGGACCTCGGCGATCTGCCGCCGGAGCTGCGCGCGGTGGCACCGGTCGCGATGGCGTCGTCGCCGGCGGCCCCGCGGTTGGAAGGGCTGACACTCGCGGAGGCGGAGCGCCGGCTGATCGAACAAGCGCTCACCGCAACCGGCGGCAATCGCGCGGAGGCGGCACGACGGCTGGGCATCAGTCGGCGGACGATTCACCGGAAGATCGAGGAGTATGGTCTGAACATTCCCCCGGGGCGCGGTGAACCGCTGCCGGCGGAGGAACGCTTGGCCCCTGCGCGCCGAGCGGACAGTTCGGACGCCGGCAGCCGGAGCGCGCCAAAGGGCGACTGA
- a CDS encoding GDYXXLXY domain-containing protein: MSARWRRGVFLAASALQIAVPLVQIVRYEQVLRHGHVYRFRCEPVDPADVFRGRYVRIQIPAATVTQSWDRAPTPRGWVAASLEIGPDGLAHFGRLGRWPPATGDWLKVRWSPGPDHTGRVIPPFDRLYLPERVAPEVEAEYARTALSATNRPPVVVVRVRGGRGVIEDLELGGVPVRAWLRSRGMGGGAGRAR; encoded by the coding sequence ATGAGCGCGCGGTGGCGTCGGGGGGTGTTTCTGGCCGCCAGCGCGCTGCAGATTGCGGTGCCGCTGGTACAAATCGTCCGGTACGAGCAGGTGCTGAGGCACGGACACGTGTACCGGTTTCGTTGCGAGCCGGTGGATCCCGCCGACGTGTTTCGGGGCCGCTACGTGCGCATCCAGATCCCGGCGGCCACGGTGACGCAGTCGTGGGATCGCGCGCCAACGCCGCGCGGCTGGGTCGCCGCATCGCTCGAAATCGGCCCGGATGGCTTGGCGCACTTCGGCCGGCTCGGTCGGTGGCCGCCGGCGACCGGCGACTGGCTGAAGGTGCGCTGGTCGCCGGGCCCGGACCACACCGGCCGGGTCATACCCCCGTTCGATCGTTTGTATCTTCCCGAGCGGGTCGCGCCCGAGGTGGAGGCGGAATATGCTCGCACCGCCCTCAGTGCAACGAACCGGCCCCCCGTGGTGGTGGTGCGGGTGCGCGGGGGGCGAGGGGTGATCGAGGACCTCGAACTGGGCGGGGTGCCGGTCCGGGCGTGGCTGCGCTCTCGCGGCATGGGCGGCGGGGCAGGCCGCGCACGCTGA
- a CDS encoding alpha/beta hydrolase has protein sequence MIANLQSRGPVGLVAVAIGLTAAGGVTVPPPANSSRNAGPNMGTARVEVYKRIRGVALNMYIFEPPAHSTNRPRPAIVFFFGGGWRGGTPAQFRPQAERLAARGMVAMCADYRVSSRHGVTAKDCVEDAKSAIRWVRANAGRLGVDPNRIAAAGGSAGGHLAACAGVVPGFETEGEDRAVPSVPNAMVLFNPVLVLAPLVGLTDCSETRTNELREQLGAEPAALSPAHHVTSNQPPCIIFHGTADTTVPYRTAEIFADLMRRHGNRCQLVPFEGAGHGFFNYGRAGGGYAETLQRTEEFLESLGYLEREATFR, from the coding sequence ATGATCGCGAATCTTCAGTCGCGGGGACCTGTGGGCCTTGTTGCGGTGGCGATCGGCCTTACTGCGGCCGGTGGAGTCACCGTCCCGCCTCCTGCCAACAGCTCGCGCAACGCGGGGCCGAACATGGGGACCGCTCGCGTCGAAGTCTACAAACGTATCCGCGGCGTTGCGCTCAATATGTACATCTTCGAGCCGCCGGCACATTCGACCAACCGCCCCCGGCCGGCGATCGTCTTTTTCTTCGGCGGCGGATGGAGGGGCGGCACTCCCGCCCAGTTCCGGCCCCAGGCCGAGCGGCTCGCGGCGCGGGGGATGGTCGCGATGTGCGCGGACTATCGAGTGTCCTCCCGCCACGGGGTCACCGCCAAGGACTGCGTCGAGGATGCAAAATCCGCGATCCGGTGGGTCCGCGCGAACGCCGGTCGCCTCGGCGTGGACCCGAACCGAATCGCCGCCGCCGGCGGTTCCGCGGGCGGGCATCTTGCGGCCTGCGCCGGCGTGGTGCCGGGCTTCGAGACGGAGGGCGAGGACCGGGCGGTACCGTCGGTACCGAACGCGATGGTGCTGTTCAACCCTGTGCTGGTGTTGGCGCCGCTCGTCGGTCTCACTGACTGTTCGGAAACACGAACGAATGAGCTGCGTGAACAATTGGGCGCCGAGCCCGCCGCTCTCTCGCCGGCACACCACGTCACCAGCAACCAGCCGCCGTGCATCATCTTTCATGGAACCGCGGACACCACCGTTCCCTACCGGACCGCCGAAATCTTTGCGGACCTGATGCGCCGGCACGGCAACCGGTGCCAGCTCGTACCCTTCGAAGGGGCGGGCCACGGTTTTTTCAACTACGGCCGTGCCGGCGGCGGCTACGCGGAAACGCTGCAGAGGACAGAGGAGTTTCTTGAATCGCTCGGCTACTTGGAGCGGGAGGCGACTTTCCGCTGA
- a CDS encoding Gfo/Idh/MocA family oxidoreductase — MSSLTRRAWLKKCLESGVAPLMIAHPLRGHAAPSNRITMGLIGMGLMMKGHLRAMCGRPDVQVLAVCDVDRGRRESARQAVEAAYGAQRASGSWHGCEAVNEFERILARDDIQAVLIATPDHWHAPIACAAIRAGKDVYVEKPMTLTQREGRVLSQLARQCGAIVQVGTQQRSENAFRRACEIVRNGWIGRVHTIYARLGEFPPPVELPEEPIPDGFDYDRWLGPTPWRPYNAERVKGDYGGGWRRFWEYGSRKNGDWGAHHFDIIQWALGMDDSGPIEFIPKGWEGTEFQTHVYANGVRVLRDHPTRDGHMIQFIGTEGEVCVSRGNRLDTIPAALAERTPGPNEIRLYESANHHDNWIECIRTRRPTICPPEVGHRSATICILAGIAERLGRPIRWDPVREDIVGDEAARRWLDRPRRAPYLML, encoded by the coding sequence ATGAGCTCACTCACACGACGCGCATGGCTCAAAAAGTGTCTGGAGAGCGGCGTCGCACCGTTGATGATCGCCCATCCGCTGCGCGGCCACGCCGCGCCGTCAAACCGCATCACCATGGGTCTGATCGGCATGGGGCTGATGATGAAAGGCCACCTGCGCGCGATGTGCGGTCGGCCAGACGTCCAGGTGCTGGCCGTCTGCGACGTGGACCGCGGCCGCCGGGAGAGCGCGCGTCAGGCCGTCGAGGCGGCCTACGGCGCGCAGCGCGCGTCGGGCAGCTGGCACGGTTGCGAAGCAGTGAACGAATTCGAACGGATCCTCGCGCGCGACGACATCCAAGCCGTGCTGATCGCCACTCCCGACCACTGGCACGCCCCCATCGCCTGTGCCGCGATCCGCGCCGGCAAGGACGTCTACGTCGAAAAACCGATGACGCTCACTCAGCGCGAGGGCCGTGTGCTCAGCCAGCTGGCGCGACAGTGCGGCGCAATCGTCCAGGTCGGCACCCAACAGCGGTCGGAGAACGCGTTCCGGAGAGCCTGCGAAATCGTCCGCAACGGCTGGATCGGCCGGGTCCACACCATCTACGCGCGACTAGGTGAATTCCCGCCGCCCGTCGAGCTGCCGGAGGAGCCGATCCCCGATGGCTTCGACTACGATCGCTGGCTCGGGCCGACGCCCTGGCGCCCCTACAACGCCGAGCGGGTGAAGGGCGATTACGGCGGTGGCTGGCGCCGCTTCTGGGAGTACGGTTCGCGCAAAAACGGCGACTGGGGCGCCCATCATTTCGACATCATTCAATGGGCGCTGGGCATGGATGACTCGGGCCCGATCGAATTCATCCCCAAGGGATGGGAAGGCACCGAGTTTCAAACTCATGTGTACGCGAACGGAGTACGCGTGCTGCGAGACCATCCAACCCGCGACGGACACATGATCCAGTTCATCGGCACCGAGGGAGAGGTCTGCGTGAGCCGGGGCAACCGGCTGGACACCATCCCGGCCGCGCTCGCGGAACGCACGCCGGGGCCGAACGAGATCCGCCTCTACGAGTCAGCGAACCACCACGACAACTGGATCGAATGCATCCGCACGCGCCGCCCCACGATCTGCCCCCCGGAGGTCGGCCATCGCAGCGCGACGATCTGCATCCTCGCCGGGATCGCGGAGCGTCTCGGCCGGCCGATCCGCTGGGATCCGGTCCGCGAAGACATTGTCGGAGATGAGGCTGCTCGCCGTTGGCTCGACCGGCCACGACGGGCGCCTTATCTGATGTTGTAA
- a CDS encoding Gfo/Idh/MocA family oxidoreductase, whose amino-acid sequence MSPTPVPGIRRRAFLRHTSAVAASVAAPHLALAQSGDRPFRTVLIGCGWWGNNILREAIASRECRIVGLCDVDRRAMEATAGRVRESCGDEPRCLVDYRELLQLTRPDIAIVATPDHWHALPTLAAIEVGAHVYVEKPIGHTIGEGQAMVRAARAADRVVQVGTHRRISPHNISAREFIRSGRLGRLGMVRAFVLYSGGPERPRRNIEPPAWLDWNLWCGPAPLRPYNGEPDGSAGGGIHPRGFRQYLDYANGTLGDWGVHWLDQILWITGERAPRTVMSIGGRPVKGPPVLTDTEQTSDAPDHQCAIFEFDGFTVSWEHRLFAGNNAEKGESVGCYFYGTEGTLHLGWRSGWTFYPSDPKKPEIREEARLNAPDHQNIRELWADFLAAIRERRRPVSDVGEIHLATNMCLLAMISMRLRRSLRWDGAREQVVGDDEAQALLRRPYRAPWVYPVV is encoded by the coding sequence ATGAGCCCAACGCCGGTTCCCGGGATTCGACGCCGCGCATTTCTGCGCCACACGAGCGCGGTGGCGGCCAGCGTCGCCGCGCCGCACCTGGCGCTCGCCCAGTCGGGCGACCGCCCCTTCCGCACGGTGCTGATCGGCTGCGGCTGGTGGGGTAACAACATCCTCCGGGAGGCGATCGCCTCCCGCGAATGCCGCATTGTGGGCTTGTGCGACGTTGACCGGCGCGCGATGGAGGCGACCGCCGGCCGGGTCCGCGAGTCCTGCGGCGATGAACCGCGGTGCCTCGTCGATTACCGGGAGCTTCTGCAGTTGACCCGCCCGGATATCGCGATCGTCGCGACGCCCGACCACTGGCATGCGCTCCCGACTCTCGCCGCGATCGAAGTGGGCGCTCACGTCTACGTCGAAAAGCCGATCGGCCACACGATCGGCGAGGGCCAGGCGATGGTCCGCGCCGCGCGCGCGGCCGACCGCGTGGTGCAGGTCGGCACACACCGCCGGATCTCGCCACACAACATTTCCGCGCGGGAGTTCATCCGCAGCGGCCGGCTGGGGCGGCTGGGCATGGTCCGCGCCTTCGTGCTGTATTCCGGCGGACCGGAGCGGCCGCGCCGGAACATCGAGCCACCAGCATGGCTGGACTGGAATCTCTGGTGCGGGCCGGCACCGCTTCGGCCTTACAACGGCGAACCCGACGGTTCTGCGGGCGGCGGCATTCACCCGCGTGGATTTCGTCAGTACCTCGACTACGCGAACGGTACTCTGGGCGACTGGGGCGTCCACTGGCTCGACCAGATTCTCTGGATCACCGGCGAGCGCGCCCCCCGCACCGTGATGTCGATCGGCGGTAGGCCAGTGAAAGGCCCTCCCGTGCTCACCGACACCGAGCAGACCTCCGACGCGCCGGACCACCAGTGCGCGATTTTCGAGTTCGATGGGTTCACGGTCAGCTGGGAACATCGTCTGTTCGCGGGCAACAACGCCGAAAAAGGCGAGAGCGTGGGATGCTATTTCTACGGCACCGAGGGGACGCTGCACCTGGGCTGGCGATCCGGGTGGACCTTCTACCCGAGCGATCCGAAAAAACCGGAGATCCGGGAGGAGGCCCGGCTGAACGCGCCAGACCACCAAAACATCCGAGAACTGTGGGCGGATTTTCTGGCCGCAATCCGGGAACGGCGGCGGCCGGTGTCTGACGTCGGCGAAATCCATCTGGCGACCAACATGTGCCTGCTTGCGATGATCTCGATGAGACTGCGCCGGAGTCTGCGCTGGGATGGCGCGCGCGAGCAGGTCGTGGGCGACGACGAGGCGCAGGCGCTGTTGCGGCGCCCCTATCGCGCACCGTGGGTCTATCCGGTCGTCTGA